A genomic stretch from Anaerococcus mediterraneensis includes:
- a CDS encoding acyl-CoA dehydrogenase family protein, with amino-acid sequence MLFRTTEQHEELRKKVRAFAEEKVKPIAFDLDQNNQFPDDIVKEMGELGFLGIPYPKEYGGQGLDVLSYAITVEELSRVDGGVGVICSAHTSLGSWPIFGFGTEEQKQKYLVPLAKGEKIGAFGLTEENAGSDAGGTETTAVLDGDHYILNGKKIFITNAPKADIYVVFAVTTPGIGTHGISAFIVEKEFEGFTFSDHYDKLGIRSSSTAELHFDNVKVPKENLLGKEGQGFKIAMATLDGGRIGIASQALGIGQGAYESALAYTKEREQFGMPVAHFQRNTFKLADMATYLHGARLMIYQAAELKENHERYSAEAAMAKQVASDLAMRITTEAIQLYGGSGFIKGVDVERFFRDAKITQIYEGTNEIMRVVVGANTVGRAPKMKRAGGSGAKSGPIAGVRKGEIFEGDPKEAVKNLVAALKKDGYDFTIGIDPMTPIGEAQRVVVAGRGIGEKENMKLIEELAYQAGAAISSSRPVAETLKYVPLERYIGMSGQTFRGNLYIGVGVSGAGQHLKGMKDASTIVAINSSKNAPIFNNCDYGIVGDAMEILPLLIKELDNGEEKKEAPAQPKIKRSKPRKMAPKEDVYIDLGSGYEYDPELGDPSQGIEPGTPFDKLPDSWVSPVSGEAKEEFIKMEFPEDRK; translated from the coding sequence ATGCTTTTTAGAACAACAGAACAACACGAAGAGCTTAGAAAAAAAGTTAGAGCTTTCGCAGAAGAGAAGGTAAAACCTATAGCCTTTGATCTTGATCAAAACAACCAATTTCCTGATGACATAGTAAAGGAAATGGGTGAACTAGGATTTTTGGGAATACCATATCCAAAAGAATATGGTGGCCAAGGACTAGATGTTCTATCTTATGCTATAACAGTAGAAGAGCTTTCAAGAGTTGATGGTGGTGTAGGTGTAATTTGTTCTGCTCACACATCTTTGGGTAGCTGGCCAATTTTTGGTTTCGGTACTGAAGAGCAAAAACAAAAATATTTAGTTCCTCTTGCAAAGGGCGAAAAAATTGGTGCTTTTGGTCTTACAGAAGAAAACGCCGGATCAGATGCTGGTGGAACAGAGACAACAGCAGTTTTAGATGGAGATCACTACATACTAAATGGTAAGAAAATTTTCATCACAAATGCTCCAAAAGCTGATATATATGTAGTATTTGCAGTAACAACACCAGGTATTGGTACCCACGGTATTTCTGCTTTTATAGTAGAAAAAGAATTTGAAGGATTCACCTTCTCTGACCACTATGACAAACTTGGTATCAGATCATCATCTACAGCAGAACTTCATTTTGACAATGTAAAAGTTCCAAAAGAAAACCTACTTGGCAAAGAAGGCCAAGGATTTAAAATAGCTATGGCTACTCTTGACGGTGGTAGGATCGGTATAGCTTCTCAAGCCCTAGGTATTGGCCAAGGCGCTTATGAATCAGCCCTAGCTTATACAAAAGAACGTGAACAATTTGGTATGCCAGTTGCTCACTTCCAAAGAAATACATTCAAACTTGCAGATATGGCAACCTACCTACACGGTGCTAGACTTATGATCTATCAAGCTGCAGAGCTTAAAGAAAATCATGAAAGATATTCTGCAGAAGCAGCTATGGCAAAACAAGTTGCATCTGACCTTGCTATGAGAATAACAACAGAAGCTATCCAACTTTACGGTGGTTCTGGATTTATCAAGGGTGTTGATGTTGAAAGATTCTTCAGAGATGCCAAGATCACACAAATCTATGAAGGTACTAACGAAATCATGAGAGTAGTAGTTGGTGCAAACACAGTTGGTCGTGCTCCAAAAATGAAAAGAGCAGGCGGATCTGGCGCAAAATCTGGCCCAATAGCAGGCGTTCGTAAAGGCGAAATCTTTGAGGGAGACCCAAAAGAAGCAGTAAAAAACTTGGTAGCAGCTCTTAAAAAAGACGGATATGACTTTACAATAGGTATAGATCCTATGACACCAATTGGCGAAGCACAAAGAGTTGTAGTAGCTGGTCGTGGTATAGGTGAAAAAGAAAATATGAAGCTAATAGAAGAACTTGCTTACCAAGCAGGAGCAGCTATTTCATCTTCTAGACCAGTAGCAGAAACCCTAAAATATGTCCCACTAGAAAGATATATCGGTATGTCTGGTCAAACATTTAGAGGCAACCTCTACATCGGTGTAGGTGTATCTGGCGCTGGCCAACACTTAAAGGGCATGAAAGATGCTTCAACAATTGTAGCAATCAACTCCAGCAAAAACGCACCAATCTTTAACAACTGCGACTACGGTATAGTTGGCGATGCTATGGAAATTCTTCCACTACTTATCAAAGAACTTGATAATGGAGAAGAAAAAAAGGAAGCACCAGCTCAACCAAAAATCAAAAGATCTAAACCAAGAAAAATGGCTCCAAAAGAAGACGTATATATAGACTTAGGTTCAGGATATGAATATGACCCAGAACTCGGCGATCCAAGCCAAGGTATAGAGCCAGGAACACCATTTGATAAACTACCTGACAGCTGGGTAAGCCCAGTATCTGGTGAAGCAAAAGAAGAATTTATCAAAATGGAATTCCCAGAAGATAGAAAATAG
- a CDS encoding GNAT family N-acetyltransferase, protein MNLVFTNTAESIDFEKLMDIYQESNLENLYMVKENTSSKNIKDLYKEVRQAHINYIKDQFLSDENNFICILEDGYTYFSSLRLFNEGDYYLLEALETNPAYRRMGYGEILLKEVIKKFPKGTLIRSEVGFSNNKSYKLHKKVGFEITGNKNRSYIFVYKCD, encoded by the coding sequence ATGAATTTAGTATTTACAAATACAGCTGAGTCTATAGATTTTGAAAAGCTGATGGATATATACCAAGAATCTAACTTGGAAAACTTATATATGGTTAAAGAAAATACGTCTAGTAAAAATATAAAAGATTTGTACAAAGAAGTCAGACAAGCCCATATAAATTATATAAAAGATCAATTTTTATCTGATGAAAATAACTTTATTTGCATTTTGGAGGATGGGTATACATATTTTTCATCTCTCAGACTTTTTAATGAGGGAGATTATTACCTACTTGAGGCTCTAGAAACAAATCCAGCATATAGAAGAATGGGTTATGGAGAGATTTTGCTAAAAGAAGTTATAAAAAAATTTCCGAAAGGGACCTTGATCAGGTCAGAAGTAGGATTTTCTAATAATAAATCCTATAAACTCCATAAAAAAGTTGGTTTTGAAATCACCGGCAATAAAAATAGATCCTATATTTTTGTATATAAGTGTGACTAA
- a CDS encoding YtxH domain-containing protein, with product MNNKFKMAALALVLSLGFTACNQETKDAAKEEAAKVEEKATDAKDKAEEAADDAKEKIDQAADDAKEKVNEVAGDVKEATDAKLVLRRSLQAPHGEGSFATVGVITDGDKIVDVSIDELQYFDANSDFKALPNQDEDTEFKAGNAEGKILGSKVENSDAYSKLMAEKAKSTVTISDNYKAIENFVKGKTISELEEAIKDAEDGKAIDSVTGATLVDTKGYIQAIINTAQEDKFITEINSDSAEGLELKRIYGTAGAKNAITDTFVVVKDGKIIAASIDEFQYIGENGVPNSGKKFGENFADPSKQLSSKLENNEEYSKMMKDMAKATNNLDENYKAICDFVVGKTPEEVKEVIDNNENGKPVDAVTGATLNNTVGYLEEIYNAATK from the coding sequence ATGAATAATAAATTTAAGATGGCAGCCCTAGCCCTAGTTTTATCTCTAGGCTTTACCGCTTGTAATCAAGAGACTAAGGACGCTGCTAAAGAAGAGGCTGCAAAGGTAGAAGAAAAAGCTACTGACGCAAAGGATAAGGCAGAAGAGGCAGCTGACGATGCTAAAGAAAAAATAGACCAAGCTGCAGACGACGCCAAAGAAAAGGTAAACGAAGTTGCAGGAGATGTCAAAGAAGCAACAGATGCCAAACTAGTCCTAAGAAGAAGCCTACAAGCTCCACACGGTGAAGGTTCTTTTGCAACAGTTGGAGTAATCACAGACGGTGATAAGATTGTAGATGTAAGTATAGATGAACTTCAATACTTTGATGCTAACTCTGATTTTAAAGCTCTACCAAACCAAGACGAAGATACAGAATTTAAAGCTGGCAATGCAGAAGGCAAAATCCTAGGATCTAAAGTAGAAAATAGCGATGCTTACTCAAAATTGATGGCAGAAAAAGCTAAATCAACAGTGACTATATCTGATAATTACAAGGCCATAGAAAATTTCGTTAAAGGTAAAACTATATCTGAACTAGAAGAAGCTATAAAAGATGCAGAAGATGGAAAAGCAATCGACTCTGTAACAGGCGCTACTCTTGTAGATACAAAAGGTTATATCCAAGCCATCATAAACACAGCCCAAGAAGATAAATTCATCACAGAAATAAATTCAGATTCTGCTGAGGGTCTAGAGCTAAAAAGAATCTACGGTACAGCTGGTGCTAAAAATGCTATCACAGATACCTTTGTAGTTGTAAAAGATGGCAAAATCATTGCTGCAAGCATAGATGAATTCCAATATATCGGTGAAAATGGTGTACCAAACTCAGGCAAGAAATTTGGCGAAAACTTCGCTGATCCTTCTAAACAACTTTCATCAAAACTAGAAAACAACGAAGAATACTCAAAAATGATGAAAGACATGGCCAAAGCTACAAACAACCTAGATGAAAACTACAAGGCAATTTGTGATTTCGTAGTTGGAAAAACACCAGAAGAAGTCAAGGAAGTTATAGACAATAATGAAAATGGCAAACCAGTAGATGCCGTAACAGGTGCAACACTAAACAATACAGTTGGTTACCTAGAAGAAATCTACAATGCTGCTACAAAATAA
- a CDS encoding tripartite tricarboxylate transporter permease — MSETLQLMGQGFVQAFTLINLFVMLIGVTIGIVIGCLPGLSAAMGVALLLPLTFSMEASTGMIMLGAIYCGAIFGGSIAAILIHTPGTPAAAATAIEGYKMTLKGQAGRALGTATMSSFFGGLFSCIALYFFTPVLASLAMKFGSPEYFWLSIFGLTIIAGVSSKSILKGLISGAVGLLLSTIGMDPIDGTQRFMFGQSSLYEGINVTCALIGLFSLSQVLILAEAKIKERAKAKKFKDSLILSKEEIKELLPTWLRSSVIGTLTGILPGAGASIACFLGYNTAKQFAKHPEEFENGSFEGVAGSEAANNAVTGGSLIPALTLGIPGESVTAVLMGGLIIQGLTPGPNLFVGETAKMTYTFFAGFVLVQFFMLGVGLLGCRGFAQISRLSDKILIPAVTVLCVVGSFAIHRNMTDVYIMLIFGVIGYLVRKFGLNNAAIVLALILGPIGEKGLRRSLALSGGDVSILFSSPICWVLIALSIFGIFSPMIMAKFEKESVDKAVSGDEFDDLSDNERTFDE; from the coding sequence ATGAGTGAAACATTACAACTAATGGGCCAAGGTTTTGTACAAGCCTTTACCTTGATAAATTTATTTGTTATGCTTATCGGTGTAACCATAGGTATAGTTATCGGTTGTCTGCCAGGTTTATCTGCAGCAATGGGTGTAGCTTTGCTACTACCACTAACATTTTCTATGGAAGCATCAACAGGTATGATTATGCTAGGCGCCATTTATTGTGGAGCTATTTTTGGAGGATCTATAGCAGCCATCCTCATCCATACACCGGGTACACCAGCGGCTGCAGCTACGGCCATAGAAGGCTACAAGATGACCCTCAAGGGACAAGCTGGTAGGGCCCTCGGTACTGCTACTATGTCATCGTTTTTTGGTGGACTATTTTCTTGTATAGCCCTTTACTTTTTTACACCAGTTCTAGCATCTCTTGCTATGAAATTTGGTTCGCCTGAGTATTTCTGGCTATCAATATTTGGTCTTACAATCATAGCAGGCGTTTCTTCTAAATCTATCCTAAAGGGATTGATTTCAGGAGCTGTTGGTCTATTATTATCTACAATAGGTATGGATCCAATAGATGGTACACAAAGATTTATGTTTGGCCAATCTTCACTATACGAAGGTATCAATGTTACTTGTGCTTTGATAGGACTATTTTCCCTAAGCCAAGTTTTGATTTTGGCTGAAGCAAAGATAAAAGAAAGAGCAAAGGCTAAAAAGTTTAAGGACTCCCTAATTTTATCAAAAGAAGAAATTAAAGAGCTTTTACCTACATGGTTAAGATCTTCAGTTATAGGTACCCTTACAGGTATATTGCCAGGTGCAGGTGCATCTATAGCATGTTTCTTGGGATACAATACTGCCAAACAATTTGCTAAACACCCAGAAGAGTTTGAAAATGGATCTTTTGAGGGTGTGGCGGGTTCAGAGGCAGCAAACAACGCTGTAACAGGTGGTTCTTTGATACCAGCCCTAACACTTGGTATACCAGGTGAGTCTGTAACAGCAGTTTTGATGGGTGGTCTTATTATCCAAGGTTTAACACCAGGACCAAACCTATTTGTTGGTGAAACAGCAAAAATGACCTATACTTTCTTTGCAGGATTTGTTCTTGTCCAATTTTTCATGCTAGGAGTAGGTCTACTTGGATGTAGAGGATTTGCTCAGATATCAAGACTATCAGATAAGATCCTAATCCCAGCTGTAACAGTACTTTGTGTTGTTGGTTCCTTTGCTATCCACAGAAATATGACTGACGTATATATAATGCTAATTTTTGGTGTTATTGGATATCTAGTGAGAAAATTCGGCCTAAACAATGCAGCTATAGTTCTTGCCCTAATTCTTGGACCAATAGGAGAAAAAGGACTAAGGAGATCTCTAGCCCTATCTGGTGGAGATGTCTCTATCCTATTTTCAAGCCCAATTTGTTGGGTACTAATTGCCCTATCAATCTTTGGTATATTCTCTCCAATGATCATGGCAAAATTTGAAAAAGAATCTGTAGACAAAGCAGTATCAGGCGATGAGTTTGACGACCTAAGCGATAATGAAAGAACATTTGACGAATAA
- a CDS encoding tripartite tricarboxylate transporter TctB family protein, with the protein MKKTDIGVVGVVYAICLGFLYMTLQLPKSTQIYPLFIIGIIFVLTTMYLGTMIKAYKDVGIISHSGEFDGFVAKQFFVVLALIIAYIVVMNFLGFYISTVIFMVATLVYLKVPHIQTIIAVAVICLIVYLAFSKFLGVRLPEPRFF; encoded by the coding sequence ATGAAAAAAACTGATATTGGTGTCGTTGGTGTAGTTTATGCCATATGTCTAGGCTTTCTATACATGACACTACAATTGCCAAAATCCACTCAAATTTATCCACTATTTATAATTGGTATTATATTTGTTTTGACTACTATGTACTTAGGCACTATGATCAAAGCCTATAAAGACGTAGGGATAATATCCCATTCGGGAGAATTTGATGGATTTGTCGCCAAGCAATTTTTTGTTGTTTTGGCTTTAATCATAGCTTATATAGTAGTTATGAATTTCTTAGGATTTTATATATCAACTGTTATATTTATGGTTGCAACCTTGGTTTATCTAAAGGTACCACACATTCAAACAATAATAGCAGTTGCTGTTATATGCCTAATAGTATATTTGGCCTTTAGCAAGTTCTTGGGTGTTAGACTACCTGAGCCAAGATTTTTTTAA
- a CDS encoding tripartite tricarboxylate transporter substrate binding protein gives MKKRKLSLLAVLALAVSLTACGNNDSKEADKPAEGKTETVEVAGDWKPEENISTIVAYKAGSGTDTTARILSEYANKYLGQTMVIENLEGGSGSIGWTRLAESKNNGYTIGYVNLPTLASNIVEGLANYSMEDFIPIANHVKETSLIVVSAKSEFNTLEDLVKYAKENPGVLKASTNGNKASNHIGAELFAQSAGFEYTPISYGGTADQLLALRQNEVDFTSAKEADIASMMDEVKVLGVFSEERLEAFPDVPTLKESGYYDKWYGSARAIAAPKGTPAEVIKFYEEAFKQAMEDPDYLEAAKKAGVTTDYRNSEETAKLFDQQFKFVNEEVSKLWK, from the coding sequence ATGAAAAAAAGAAAATTAAGTCTTTTAGCAGTTCTTGCTCTAGCTGTCTCACTAACAGCTTGTGGTAACAATGACTCAAAAGAGGCTGACAAACCAGCTGAGGGAAAAACAGAAACTGTAGAAGTAGCAGGTGATTGGAAACCAGAAGAAAACATTTCCACAATCGTTGCTTACAAAGCTGGATCAGGTACAGACACAACAGCTAGAATCCTATCAGAATATGCAAACAAATACCTAGGTCAAACAATGGTTATAGAAAACCTAGAAGGTGGATCAGGATCTATCGGTTGGACAAGACTTGCTGAGTCTAAAAACAATGGTTATACAATCGGTTATGTCAACCTACCAACCCTAGCATCAAACATAGTTGAGGGTCTAGCAAACTATTCTATGGAAGATTTTATTCCAATAGCTAACCACGTTAAAGAAACATCTCTAATCGTTGTTTCAGCTAAAAGTGAATTCAACACACTAGAAGATTTGGTAAAATATGCTAAAGAAAATCCAGGAGTTCTAAAGGCTTCTACAAACGGTAACAAAGCATCAAACCACATCGGTGCTGAGTTATTTGCACAATCTGCAGGTTTTGAATATACACCAATTTCTTATGGTGGTACAGCTGACCAACTTCTAGCCCTAAGACAAAACGAAGTAGATTTTACATCTGCAAAAGAAGCAGATATTGCATCTATGATGGATGAAGTAAAAGTACTAGGAGTTTTCTCTGAAGAAAGACTAGAAGCATTCCCAGATGTACCAACACTTAAAGAAAGTGGCTACTATGATAAATGGTATGGTTCTGCAAGAGCAATCGCAGCTCCAAAAGGAACACCAGCAGAAGTGATCAAATTTTACGAAGAAGCTTTCAAACAAGCTATGGAAGATCCAGATTACTTAGAAGCAGCTAAAAAAGCTGGAGTTACAACTGACTACAGAAACAGCGAAGAAACAGCTAAGCTATTTGACCAACAATTCAAATTTGTTAACGAAGAAGTTTCAAAACTTTGGAAATAA
- a CDS encoding MATE family efflux transporter translates to MQENQIIENKMGTEKIGKLLFDMSFPIIISFLVQSIYNVVDSIFVARISEKALTAVSLCFPIQNIMIAFAVGTGIGTAALLSRYLGMQDRQRVGFIASHGVVLAIISMICFILFGIFFTDFYANSQSTDPEIIAYTKDYMYVILLFCGGVFFQIFFEKTLQSTGNTVYTMVTQGTGAIINIILDPIMIFGLFGFPAMGVRGAALATVIGQSTGALVGLAFHKVKNKDVIISFKNFNFHTEILSQIFTIGLPSILISGIGSFVLFILNNMLYTFGSSAVAAYGIMFKLQSFSFMPMFGISNALLAIVSYNYGAKNKERIKEVISLAFKASFIIVGISVILMWLFSKQLFDLFSATDLMREIGVPMIRIVSLSFIISIPSVVGVGGVFQALGNWKFPVVQSFLRQVIILLPIFYLFSKIGGLSLAWWSFIVAEILNAIICLIFLRKDIKEKIDVL, encoded by the coding sequence ATGCAAGAAAATCAAATTATAGAAAACAAAATGGGGACTGAAAAAATCGGCAAACTCCTATTTGATATGAGTTTTCCAATCATAATTTCTTTTTTGGTCCAATCAATTTATAATGTTGTTGACTCCATATTTGTAGCTAGGATATCTGAAAAGGCTCTAACAGCTGTTTCTCTTTGCTTTCCTATACAAAATATAATGATTGCCTTTGCTGTTGGTACAGGTATAGGGACGGCAGCACTCTTGTCTAGGTATTTGGGTATGCAGGATAGGCAAAGGGTAGGATTTATTGCCAGCCACGGGGTGGTTTTGGCCATCATATCCATGATTTGCTTTATTTTATTTGGAATATTTTTTACAGACTTTTATGCAAATAGCCAGTCGACAGACCCTGAGATCATAGCCTATACAAAAGACTATATGTATGTGATCCTTTTATTTTGTGGGGGAGTATTTTTCCAGATATTTTTTGAAAAAACCCTCCAGTCTACAGGCAATACTGTCTATACTATGGTCACCCAGGGGACAGGGGCCATTATAAATATAATCCTTGACCCTATAATGATTTTCGGACTTTTTGGCTTTCCAGCCATGGGAGTTAGGGGAGCAGCCCTAGCTACAGTCATAGGCCAAAGCACAGGGGCCTTGGTGGGCTTAGCCTTTCATAAAGTTAAAAATAAAGATGTAATCATAAGTTTTAAAAACTTTAATTTTCATACAGAAATCCTATCACAAATATTTACTATAGGACTTCCTTCTATACTTATAAGTGGTATTGGATCTTTTGTTTTGTTTATCCTAAATAATATGCTCTATACCTTTGGTTCGTCAGCTGTCGCAGCCTATGGGATAATGTTCAAACTCCAATCCTTCTCCTTTATGCCTATGTTTGGTATATCAAATGCACTTTTGGCCATAGTTTCTTATAACTATGGGGCCAAAAACAAGGAGAGGATAAAGGAGGTCATATCTCTAGCCTTTAAGGCTTCCTTTATTATAGTAGGAATTTCTGTTATCCTCATGTGGCTATTTTCAAAACAGCTCTTTGATCTTTTTTCGGCCACAGACCTCATGAGAGAAATAGGAGTACCTATGATTAGGATAGTTTCCCTATCCTTTATTATATCTATACCATCAGTTGTAGGAGTTGGGGGAGTCTTTCAAGCCCTTGGCAATTGGAAATTCCCGGTGGTCCAATCATTTTTAAGGCAAGTTATAATTCTCTTGCCAATATTTTATCTTTTTTCAAAGATAGGCGGACTTAGCCTCGCCTGGTGGTCTTTTATAGTGGCAGAAATCCTAAATGCAATAATTTGCCTTATATTTTTGCGAAAAGATATAAAAGAGAAAATTGATGTCTTATAA
- a CDS encoding ATP-grasp domain-containing protein, with the protein MTYNAIILGTDHNSYSVARSFYEAFGKKPIVVGAAVLVPFYKSKIAEIYTAEDFSSDDGVFVKTLNDLSKKRPEKDFIFFAPTEHYVDLLVRNAKNFEFSTHIPYPQAEEAEKLIKKSEFYKYLEKIGVAYPKTYRADRENWGNLDLDGELFLKADEYDDFIASDIKIKQKGYHVKDREKALKVLENIYDSSYQGHVIVQEYISGGQGSEYSLNGYRSKDGKTSMVLARNLLSDMRPMWVGNHLVQIDHDDKQMYEAAKKIVDNLNYVGLFNFDFKKDEKTGKVYTLEMNIRQGRTFYYSTLAGVNLIKIATEDLILNKSVEERTKKPFLLTAINKDVARAHIDPNLLEDFDNKERHNNSAIHIINKDDNAIMRTMRVKDALKKQEKELYN; encoded by the coding sequence ATGACCTACAATGCAATAATTTTAGGCACAGACCACAACTCCTACTCGGTTGCCAGAAGCTTCTATGAGGCTTTTGGCAAAAAACCCATAGTAGTAGGGGCGGCTGTCTTGGTGCCATTTTATAAAAGCAAGATTGCAGAGATCTATACTGCGGAGGATTTCTCATCTGATGATGGGGTTTTTGTAAAGACCTTAAATGATCTTTCAAAAAAAAGACCAGAAAAAGACTTTATATTTTTTGCCCCAACTGAACACTATGTGGATTTATTGGTAAGAAATGCCAAAAATTTTGAATTTTCTACCCATATACCATATCCACAAGCAGAAGAGGCTGAAAAACTTATAAAAAAATCAGAATTTTATAAGTATTTAGAAAAAATTGGAGTGGCCTACCCAAAAACCTACAGGGCTGATAGGGAAAATTGGGGAAATTTAGACCTTGATGGCGAACTTTTCCTAAAGGCTGACGAATATGATGACTTCATAGCCAGCGATATAAAAATCAAGCAAAAAGGCTACCATGTCAAAGACAGAGAAAAGGCCCTAAAGGTTTTAGAAAATATTTATGACAGCTCTTACCAAGGCCATGTCATAGTCCAAGAATATATATCAGGTGGTCAGGGTAGCGAGTATTCCCTAAATGGTTACAGGTCCAAAGATGGGAAAACTTCTATGGTTTTGGCTAGGAATCTCTTGTCGGATATGAGACCTATGTGGGTTGGCAATCACCTAGTCCAAATTGACCATGACGATAAGCAAATGTATGAAGCTGCCAAAAAAATCGTGGATAATCTAAACTACGTTGGTCTTTTCAATTTTGACTTTAAAAAGGATGAAAAAACTGGTAAAGTTTATACCCTAGAGATGAATATCAGACAGGGCAGGACTTTCTATTACTCAACCCTAGCTGGTGTCAACCTCATAAAAATTGCAACAGAGGATTTGATTTTAAATAAGTCTGTCGAAGAGAGAACTAAAAAGCCATTTCTTTTGACAGCCATAAACAAAGATGTGGCAAGAGCCCACATAGATCCAAATCTTTTGGAGGACTTTGATAATAAAGAAAGACATAACAACTCAGCCATCCATATCATAAATAAAGATGATAATGCGATAATGAGGACTATGAGAGTTAAGGATGCCTTAAAGAAGCAAGAAAAAGAATTATATAATTAA